A stretch of the Theileria equi strain WA chromosome 1, complete sequence genome encodes the following:
- a CDS encoding hypothetical protein (encoded by transcript BEWA_021280A) has product MTGAKSSFIDEVRHSLGSKTVEWCMLNKTTGKGNVTFDLLKEAPGNKGLLFELYLVHYVENIESITTTNEQFSKALAECFHELAMDHHSLPDASNNKLSFVNDNDLLKGDFIAKRIGAVANLIQSKDVDTGNILQPWSNRLSIIYIIFRHTGILDFKLHCKGCAAFSEVLNTSVFSSIIFILSLLKKPSEAEHLFNSIFYRISSSYWNNDLLMMNFSTKMVKGLVSDSLNLTIGLSDLYVRMNEILLSFLAYGNFLSFVRLSFSTSLVRLLASFSLNLALYNAQLDSTNNSTKSHIHNVALSVILNHVFNVVKHSNDESFNSLGSIYKNFGFKNINYGCTEWIIIGYFIESYISLLSALLSQGISVNQNWDPSLMSAFIDTDTFEWISNLKFENDNSDGIYECRVAVMVLYATSLYHQIPIMRVNDICYMRLLYSLPWLSAIKYCTKDVGFHYMLPKLLKSVVKSFGEEILINNSRYDPISLLLFTKITGFSGPLFHTKDSLFFNAGYSFYNSFSLQKFFHKSLSALSKKIHSIPSQSPELDLVYTSICNILPRFNSLFYNIYQFSGDLRPEIPTSLNLIEWKWFSQSIRTMYSSNETVLYLSIMDFLVYYYFMGYEKDLNNQESNLTRKNLGIYAFLNTNEKSDDKIETQRIISSNFVALHQNPINLLLRIPHYILFQLFKFRLFGNLIILMSSTLTKYIYDGFSNFYNTTRLEMDPLQLCRLQDFALINLISECSSNVTSKETDSQFRSLLYIISSKNSAISQLILSHGLPLDVCTKLEDLKSEMSMINAVERYTASIKLLSSDAAKEPEWKRDISIQKVQDFLPQSLGPFDLADVTIFNLYVIFLISMDFCDLSKEYNTATTGGINITIKHVIDLFLECIQVREKGDILIRFITNAIPLILKLHYIFHGLARNSIVVLNDWLVNNEDKTKEMYSQILNMKSVLEAIDYNDIVMKNDS; this is encoded by the exons ATGACTGGAGCCAAATCATCGTTCATTG ATGAGGTCCGTCACTCTCTCGGATCCAAGACTGTGGAATGGTGTATGCTCAATAAGACCACTGGAAAGGGAAACGTCACATTTGACCTTCTAAAAGAGGCACCAGGGAATAAAGGTCTCCTTTTTGAGCTCTATTTGGTTCACTATGTTGAGAATATCGAGAGTATTACTACTACAAATGAACAATTCTCAAAAGCACTAGCTGAGTGTTTTCATGAGCTTGCAATGGATCATCATTCGCTTCCAGATGCATCTAATAATAAGCTATCTTTTGTTAACGATAATGATCTACTGAAAGGTGATTTTATTGCCAAAAGGATTGGTGCAGTAGCGAATTTAATTCAATCAAAAGATGTAGACACAGGAAATATATTACAACCTTGGAGCAATCGACTCTCGATTATCTACATCATATTTAGACATACTGGAATACTGGATTTCAAACTGCATTGCAAAGGTTGCGCCGCGTTCTCTGAAGTGTTAAACACATCTGTTTTTAGtagtatcattttcatcctcagTTTACTTAAGAAACCGAGTGAAGCAGAACACCTATTTAACTCGATCTTTTATAGGATATCCTCCTCTTACTGGAATAATGATCTACTCATGATGAATTTTAGTACAAAAATGGTTAAGGGTCTTGTCTCAGATTCCTTGAATTTGACGATTGGATTATCTGATCTCTATGTTAGGATGAATGAAATCCTCCTTTCATTCCTAGCATATGGAAACTTTCTCTCGTTCGTTAGACTATCATTCAGCACTTCACTTGTACGGCTTTTAGCGAGTTTTTctttg AACTTGGCACTATATAATGCGCAACTAGATAGTACTAACAATTCTACAAAAAGTCACATCCACAATGTCGCTTTATCGGTTATATTAAATCATGTATTTAATGTAGTAAAGCATTCGAATGACGAGTCCTTCAACTCACTTGGGAGTATATATAAAAACTTTGGATTCAAGAACATAAATTATGGGTGCACTGAGTGGATTATAATTGGATATTTTATTGAAAGCTACATATCACTCTTATCTGCTCTTTTATCGCAAGGTATATCCGTTAACCAAAATTGGGATCCATCTCTAATGTCAGCTTTTATT GACACTGATACGTTTGAATGGATATCCAATCTAAAGtttgaaaatgataatagTGATGGAATTTATGAGTGTAGAGTTGCTGTAATGGTTCTATATGCAACATCTCTGTATCATCAGATTCCAATTATGCGTGTAAATGATATTTGTTACATGAGACTTTTGTACAGTTTACCATGGCTTTCTGCAATAAAATACTGTACAAAGGATGTAGGTTTCCACTACATGCTACCAAAACTATTAAAGTCTGTTGTAAAATCGTTCGGTGAAGAGATTCTTATAAATAACTCGAGATATGATCCAATTTCACTTTTGCTATTCACCAAAATAACGGGATTTTCTGGACCACTATTTCATACAAAAGATTCTCTATTTTTCAATGCCGGGTATTCTTTCTACAATTCTTTCTCTTTGCAAAAGTTTTTTCACAAGTCCTTGTCTGCTCTTTCAAAAAAGATACATTCTATACCTTCTCAATCACCAGAATTGGACTTAGTATATACATCAATTTGCAATATACTCCCACGGTTTAATTCACTGTTTTATAATATCTACCAATTTAGCGGTGATTTAAGG CCGGAAATTCCAACCTCTCTTAATTTGATAGAATGGAAATGGTTTTCTCAATCCATAAGAACAATGTATAGCTCGAATGAAACTGTATTGTATTTGTCTATAATGGACTTTCTAGTTTACTATTATTTTATGGGTTACGAAAAGGATTTGAATAATCAAGAATCTAATCTAACCAGAAAAAATCTTGGTATTTACGCCTTCCTCAACACGAATGAAAAATCTGATGACAAGATTGAGACCCAGAGAATAATCTCCTCAAACTTTGTTGCTCTGCACCAAAATCCTATTAACTTGCTATTACGGATTCCTCATTATATTCTCTTTCAGctttttaaattcag GTTATTTGGAAACTTGATAATTCTAATGTCGAGCACGTTGACAAAGTATATATACGATGGATTTTCCAACTTTTATAACACAACTAGGCTAGAAATGGATCCACTTCAGCTCTGCAGACTTCAG GATTTTGCACTGATAAATCTGATTAGTGAATGTTCAAGTAATGTGACTTCTAAAGAAACTGATTCGCAATTTCGAAGCTTACTTTACATCATATCCTCAAAAAATTCAGCAATCAGCCAGCTTATTCTATCCCACGGTCTTCCTCTGGATGTATGTACCAAACTTGAGGACTTGAAAAGTGAAATGTCAATGATTAATGCAGTTGAACGTTACACTGCAAGCATCAAACTCTTGTCATCGGATGCTGCAAAGGAACCAGAATG GAAGAGGGATATTAGTATACAAAAGGTGCAAGATTTTCTTCCGCAATCACTTGGACCCTTCGACTTGGCAGACGTCACTATATTCAATCTCTACGTGATATTCCTCATATCAATGGACTTTTGTGACCTCTCAAAG GAATACAACACAGCAACTACTGGCGGCATTAACATAACAATAAAACACGTAATTGACCTCTTCTTGGAGTGCATCCAGGTGAGAGAGAAAG GGGATATTCTCATTAGGTTTATCACAAACGCAATACCGTTAATCCTCAAACTACATTACATATTCCATGGTCTGGCGCGAAACTCAATAG TTGTACTGAACGACTGGCTCGTGAATAACGAAGATAAGACCAAAGAGATGTATTCACAGATCCT GAACATGAAGAGTGTGTTAGAAGCGATCGACTACAACGATATAGTCATGAAAAATGATAGCTAG
- a CDS encoding ABC transporter, ATP-binding protein domain containing protein (encoded by transcript BEWA_021290A), translated as MSLSGIEQDVDCSIEYDNDIGPCLSKHTSVDSDHHYWESQLRLGLADISKVDEKKFRYFDDKGIFNFLFLLWVGKWTRYISSKYVEPYKLHPLPLSDQILYWQPIFSKHVSDGLFRLESCEADRANCGTGNKKLKPFKSILIRAIVLTFWKRALLGLSGIVIMNILGMSAAILVNELLKRLSKKTFDLVPIFLFIGFIAVIEPISSLFIDHFTFYLYRLAHIIQYSFSITVFQHGICYRRNYYNQVNGTDNLNMCNSVVHSCSGNSPCSKNPLLCSAQRYQNKELTPRIFSFEFIDSYYISLFFESLMTITQFLCNFVYGTILIHRQININVWPLFLVCSLFVLLMIVVEIINTFILKYVYALKDYRIAKCSETISGLHLIKKMLLDDVGHNAITEARNDELNLVILRLFMSFTNKILFTLTITIMFLVILNDFVEQLKKVSNISEINTHGLLAMLYVLLKIIYSISLLPHAIKHFTTAITSYSRISDFIKDCSPNFYISDNKFTGTTEMSVDKDKINYNIPEDVMIIFNGASFTWLHSRQEVLNPNKDQHVNLRDVDFVLKKGTIAIVTGAQGSGKTNFVKAILGDMTLVEGSMAVLPLSTNMPIFYASQDVWLQKGTIRSNITFGHRFDEELYNTVIKAVELEHDISTWEGGDMRKISEHGYSLSGGQRVRVGLARAIYAYLIFSKTNGEENNSKHSFLVVLDDSFTGLDPFVAKTIFKNLFNFNDGLLVKDDVSIVFTTSKRILDICVSSDSPDSFADISLYSIENKRIKSIGNILSFIKNKEDVDEEPVGFDLSSKAVLKNDLFGVENVIKMCESDSFTRLGRRNTVKQNYNRHVDDPKHNFDKGKKKSHSSAYRTYLIYFSAVWIPFAIFIFLTFVSTILDNIKFIFSSDLSDYIKERTTDVTTLSDLMKNHVEVKDYSDKTLKTITWVSVLVIAMSLCSMIVLTFSCIIASRKIHEYCVNSIINRRANEVKTHRTISDIITFLSSDIFLIDESLGYAISTTLVSLVETIIHLLTLCFLFPIYTLLFLVACFIIFKYIFIRYISASKNLQLAVLESTSHINSVCDSTIFGSSVYRSFKKEWEFLHSVIEHTEYNMRCNFLNKAILTWASIRSKFYFYTMNVFVLVLPVIHSRLVDKRLHLGYYGLAISLSMIVTHTFTNFMVSVARMETLMCSMKRFESFIPTGSKCTFEKRKNIHEEDLIINLSSNDSYIDKISSAEGKKSSLIKRRNMEYLSSRKTCYRFASLLFNPKINIVDVSQHISSYHVGVQLQNVFVYTSSANFGSFKGTILNNITATACASDIIGIIGRTGAGKTTLLSVLQNLAENRQGSVLLDGCDLNDIPSTVTRQIIGVLPQLPFVFRGWTVRRFIDPRKLFDDTDIESALDSCGLLKFVKNLPGGRGLDTVIIPECIDDDVPKYIKRRHSGGSNNTSTFSSHRSLTLDNLDEYYSNCNMMLSSTQLRTLSLARLVLYRHFYRLILVDEPPSENCNDINQNGANEVGIPIYELLKRYFRHCTTFITAHDANALKMCTSVWILHNGCLIGTCNRDDILFNESISKIIEKNKNLTSTT; from the coding sequence ATGTCATTATCAGGCATCGAACAGGATGTGGACTGCAGTATTGAGTATGATAATGACATTGGACCGTGTCTTTCTAAACACACATCCGTCGATAGTGACCATCACTACTGGGAGAGCCAACTCCGACTAGGTCTGGCAGATATCTCAAAGGTCGACGAAAAAAAGTTTCGGtattttgatgataaaggCATTTTCAActttctcttccttctgtGGGTCGGTAAGTGGACGAGGTATATCTCTTCCAAATATGTTGAACCATACAAGCTACACCCACTGCCTCTATCTGACCAGATTCTTTACTGGCAGCCCATTTTCTCTAAACACGTAAGCGATGGGCTCTTCCGTCTGGAATCGTGTGAAGCAGACAGAGCAAATTGTGGAACTGGAAACAAGAAACTTAAGCCCTTCAAGTCAATTCTCATTAGAGCGATTGTTCTCacattttggaaaagggCGCTGCTAGGACTAAGTGGAATTGTTATAATGAACATATTGGGTATGAGCGCTGCAATACTGGTTAATGAACTGCTCAAACGGCTCTCGAAAAAGACATTTGACCTTGTGCCAATTTTCTTGTTCATTGGTTTTATTGCAGTTATTGAACCTATATCATCCCTTTTTATTGATCACTTTACCTTCTACTTGTATAGGCTAGCACACATTATTCAATACTCCTTCTCCATTACTGTTTTTCAACATGGGATATGTTATAGGAGGAACTACTATAACCAAGTCAATGGAACGGACAATTTGAATATGTGTAACTCTGTTGTACACTCCTGTTCTGGAAATTCGCCCTGTTCAAAGAATCCTCTACTCTGCTCTGCTCAACGTTATCAGAATAAGGAACTTACACCAAGGATATTCTCCTTTGAATTTATCGACTCTTATTACATTTCCCTCTTTTTTGAATCATTAATGACAATAACACAGTTTCTTTGCAACTTTGTCTATGGAACAATACTTATTCATCGACAAATTAACATTAATGTTTGGCCCTTGTTTTTGGTCTGTTCACTATTTGTGCTACTCATGATCGTTGTGGAAATAATTAATACGTTTATCTTAAAGTATGTTTACGCCCTTAAGGATTATAGAATTGCTAAATGCAGTGAAACAATTTCCGGCCTACACCTAATCAAGAAAATGTTACTAGACGATGTCGGCCATAATGCTATTACAGAGGCTAGGAATGATGAATTAAACCTGGTAATTCTTAGATTATTTATGTCATTTACaaataaaattttgtttaCGCTGACCATCACAATTATGTTCCTGGTCATATTAAACGATTTTGTTGAACAACTTAAAAAAGTTTCAAACATATCGGAAATCAACACACATGGCCTATTAGCCATGTTGTACGTTCTTTTGAAGATCATTTACTCCATATCATTACTCCCTCACGCAATCAAACATTTTACAACAGCAATAACATCGTACTCTAGGATATCCGACTTTATCAAGGAttgttctccaaatttCTATATAAGTGACAACAAATTTACCGGTACAACGGAAATGTCGGTTGATAAAGATAAGATTAATTATAACATTCCTGAAGATGTAATGATAATATTTAATGGTGCCTCGTTTACCTGGCTCCATAGCAGACAAGAAGTGCTGAATCCTAATAAGGATCAACACGTAAACTTAAGGGATGTCGACTTTGTCCTTAAAAAGGGAACTATTGCCATTGTCACTGGTGCTCAGGGTTCTGGTAAGACCAACTTTGTAAAGGCTATTcttggtgacatgactctggtagaaggatcaatggctgTCTTGCCTCTCTCTACCAAtatgccaatattctatgcCTCTCAGGATGTAtggctacaaaagggtaccatcAGATCTAACATTACATTTGGTCAcagatttgatgaggaGCTTTACAACACAGTCATCAAGGCAGTTGAGCTAGAGCATGATATATCCACCTGGGAAGGAGGTGACATGCGTAAGATCTCTGAACATGGCTACTCTCTCAGTGGAGGTCAGAGAGTCAGAGTTGGACTTGCTCGTGCCATCTATGCCTATCTTATATTCAGTAAGACTAATGGGGAAGAGAATAATTCAAAACATTCCTTCCTTGTAGTACTGGATGACTCATTTACTGGTCTAGATCCATTTGTAGCCAAGACAATCTTCAAGAatctttttaatttcaatGACGGATTACTGGTAAAAGATGATGTTTCTATAGTATTTACAACTTCGAAGCGTATTTTGGACATTTGTGTATCATCTGACTCACCAGATTCCTTTGCTGATATATCCCTCTACTCGATCGAAAACAAACGTATTAAATCTATCGGAAacattttatcatttataaaaaataaggaagatgttgatgaagaaccTGTTGGTTTCGATTTGAGCTCAAAGGCCGTCTTAAAAAATGATTTATTTGGTGTTGAAAATGTTattaaaatgtgtgaatCAGATTCATTTACCCGGCTTGGGCGTAGGAATACTGtaaaacaaaattataATCGGCATGTAGATGATCCAAAACACAACTTTGATAAGGGTAAAAAGAAGTCTCATAGCAGTGCTTACAGAACatatttgatatatttttcaGCGGTTTGGATACCGTTTGCAATATTCATTTTCTTAACTTTTGTTTCCacaattttggataatatCAAGTTTAtcttttcttcagatttaTCGGACTATATTAAAGAGCGTACCACTGACGTAACTACCTTATCGGATCTGATGAAAAATCACGTGGAGGTCAAGGATTATAGTGACAAGACCCTTAAAACTATAACATGGGTCTCGGTTTTAGTTATAGCAATGTCGTTATGCTCAATGATTGTACTGACATTTTCTTGTATCATTGCCTCTCGCAAAATTCACGAGTATTGTGTCAACTCAATAATCAATAGAAGAGCAAACGAAGTGAAAACTCATAGAACAATTAGTGATATTATCACATTTCTTTCATCTGATATTTTTTTAATTGATGAAAGTTTGGGTTATGCAATTTCAACCACTCTGGTATCGTTAGTCGAAACGATTATTCACTTGCTCACACTCTGCTTTTTATTTCCAATCTATACACTCTTATTTCTTGTGGCAtgttttatcatttttaagTACATTTTTATACGCTATATTAGCGCTTCTAAAAACTTACAACTCGCGGTATTGGAATCAACGTCCCATATAAACTCTGTATGCGACAGTACTATATTCGGATCTTCTGTTTACCGCAGTTTCAAGAAGGAATGGGAGTTCTTGCATTCTGTTATAGAACACACAGAATATAACATGAGATGTAATTTTCTAAACAAGGCTATTTTGACATGGGCATCTATCCGTTCaaagttttatttttacaCAATGAACGTGTTTGTTTTGGTACTTCCGGTAATACATTCACGTCTCGTTGATAAGAGGCTTCACTTAGGATACTATGGTTTAGCTATATCACTGAGCATGATTGTAACACACAcctttacaaactttatgGTTAGTGTCGCTAGAATGGAAACACTAATGTGTTCCATGAAGAGATTTGAAAGCTTTATACCAACTGGAAGTAAGTGCACATTTGAAAAAAGGAAAAATATACATGAAGAAGATTTGATTATTAACCTATCCAGTAATGATAGTTACATTGATAAAATTTCATCGGCCGAGGGGAAAAAGAGTTCTCTCATCAAGAGACGTAATATGGAATACCTCTCATCAAGAAAAACTTGTTATCGCTTCGCATCGTTGTTATTTAACCCCAAAATAAACATTGTTGATGTATCTCAGCACATCTCGTCTTATCATGTTGGAGTGCAATTGCAAAATGTATTTGTATATACTTCATCTGCCAATTTTGGCAGCTTCAAAGGAACTATACTAAATAATATAACAGCAACAGCGTGTGCTTCTGACATTATCGGTATCATTGGTAGAACTGGAGCAGGGAAAACTACTTTGCTTTCTGTGCTTCAAAATCTGGCAGAGAACAGACAAGGATCCGTTCTCCTAGACGGTTGTGACTTGAATGATATACCAAGCACTGTAACCAGACAGATTATTGGTGTTCTTCCTCAACTGCCCTTCGTATTCAGGGGATGGACTGTTCGTAGATTCATTGATCCAAGGAAACTGTTTGACGACACTGACATTGAATCAGCCTTGGATAGTTGTGGTTTACTCAAGTTTGTTAAGAATCTTCCAGGTGGAAGAGGACTAGACACTGTAATAATTCCAGAATGTATCGATGACGACGTGCCAAAGTATATCAAAAGAAGACACAGTGGTGGATCAAACAACACTAGTACGTTCAGCTCCCACCGCTCTCTAACGTTGGACAATTTGGATGAATACTACAGCAATTGTAACATGATGTTATCCAGCACACAGTTGCGTACATTGTCACTAGCAAGACTAGTATTGTATAGGCACTTCTATAGGCTAATCCTAGTAGATGAACCGCCGTCGGAAAATTGTAATGATATCAATCAAAATGGTGCAAACGAAGTTGGCATTCCAATCTACGAACTACTCAAGCGGTACTTTAGGCATTGCACAACCTTTATCACCGCTCATGATGCAAACGCCCtcaaaatgtgtacatCCGTATGGATTCTGCACAATGGGTGTTTGATTGGAACATGCAATCGTGATGATATTTTATTTAATGAATCAATTTCAAAAATTATTGAAAAGAACAAGAATCTAACAAGCACCACTTGA
- a CDS encoding hypothetical protein (encoded by transcript BEWA_021300A), which translates to MASIASEVIYPPSYVRTVIDKTAQFVAKNGEQFEQKIRLEQYDGSGASSSKFSFLEPGNAYYTYYRLKLSELQGNKVVDLVPSIPQAILDKRKKLELKNKQKEQLLALSDFGSSSEALERPESDVFTFEQPYITSLDMDIIKHTALFVARNGQKFLVELTKRERSNPQFDFLNPSHHLFGYFSNLTDAYTKCLLPPGPQIERLKTIAKDRIKYLRICQRRADWDAQEAAKIEAEARRKEEERAEMQSIDWYSFFIAETINFSDVSFTLSSSIKNVQFKDDLPVPIDFSQPEALAKLTFKSLFTPKTTKEDAPPPPIVTVDDVDVAECTIPFDDDLRKSDVSNFSDVPPAKRSNREETRIVQDGDETIKVKKSYVRTKKSSGSQMQKCPITGQMVPASEMSEHLRILLLDPKWKQQKDKFMERAAMESAFAPTEDIEGNLSNFVASRPDLFGSVEDEVCSFSPLNAFTDFGSYKGRSEYR; encoded by the exons ATGGCTTCGATTGCGAGTGAAGTCATTTATCCTCCTTCTTACGTCAGAACTGTGATTGACAAAACTGCGCAGTTTGTtgccaagaatggagaGCAGTTTGAGCAAAAGATTCGCCTCGAACAGTACGATGGATCAGGGGCTTCGAGCTCCAAGTTCTCCTTTCTGGAGCCAGGCAACGCCTACTATACCTACTACAGGCTAAAACTGTCGGAACTACAGGGGAACAAGG TTGTTGACCTTGTCCCTTCGATTCCTCAGGCCATTCTCGATAAGCGCAAGAAGCTCGAGCTCAAGAATAAGCAGAAGGAACAGCTGCTGGCACTATCAGACTTTGGGTCGTCCTCAGAGGCCCTGGAGAGACCTGAAAGTGACGTCTTCACATTTGAACAGCCGTACATTACTTCTCTGGACAT GGACATTATAAAGCACACTGCCCTCTTTGTTGCTAggaatggacaaaagttTCTGGTAGAGTTGACAAAGCGTGAGAGGAGTAACCCTCAATTCGACTTTCTGAACCCATCGCATCATCTGTTTGGCTACTTTAGCAACCTTACGGATGCATATACAAAGTGTTTGCTCCCTCCAGGACCTCAGATTGAACGGCTAAAGACTATTGCCAAAGATAGAATAAAGTACTTGAGAATCTGCCAGAGACGTGCAGACTGGGACGCTCAAGAGGCGGCCAAGATTGAGGCAGAGGCCAGGAgaaaggaggaagagagagCAGAGATGCAGTCAATCGATTGGTATTCTTTCTTTATCGCAGAGACCATCAACTTTAGTGATGTAAGTTTTACACTCTCATCGTCTATAAAAAACGTGCAGTTTAAAGACGATTTGCCGGTGCCCATTGATTTCTCACAGCCAGAGGCCCTGGCTAAGCTTACCTTTAAATCGCTCTTTACCCCCAAGACTACAAAGGAGGATGCGCCGCCACCACCAATTGTCACTGTTGACGATGTGGATGTTGCAGAGTGTACCATACCATTTGACGATGACTTGAGAAAGTCTGACGtatcaaacttttcagacGTCCCACCTGCTAAAAGATCTAACCGTGAGGAGACTAGAATCGTACAAGATGGTGATGAGACCATaaaggtcaagaaatcGTATGTGAGGACCAAAAAGTCTTCGGGGTCGCAAATGCAAAAATGTCCAATTACCGGTCAAATGGTTCCCGCTTCAGAAATGTCCGAGCATCTTCGTATTCTCCTATTGGATCCAAAGTGGAA GCAACAAAAGGACAAGTTCATGGAAAGGGCAGCTATGGAGTCTGCATTCGCTCCTACAGAAG ATATCGAAGGGAACCTGTCAAACTTTGTGGCTAGCAGACCAGACCTGTTTGGCTCTGTAGAGGATGAGGTTTGTTCTTTTTCGCCACTTAATGcatttacagattttgGATCATACAAGGGGAGGTCAGAATACAGGTGA
- a CDS encoding hypothetical protein (encoded by transcript BEWA_021310A) has protein sequence MSKEGVIVDISKHSGSGVGQIQSDDKGYYYESNGGRVNLTDDWYPDPEGTYRKLTHTPKGGKIGSINKGGTPQEGFPDLTGYTSVSVYYWSGDNSFSNPLLIQLGIGNEYYTTNGRDSWDNDNQISTTNLKDKLNEQNCKKNKAHIVDLSKQGSGTPYECPSGCNRANIHVYKSDSSGDTITYGHTITSVSGFKDGNTWQLGLPSIKGVNLIKVYWKASGETNPIFILYQTSRQRYFRRNAGGGNSWIEVTTSSKETLRIHNLALDLSNTDGTYSFGGANIKMAVLLSHIGDGCRKFEHSLRGGLFTVNGVSHGITKLVDILEC, from the coding sequence ATGAGCAAAGAGGGTGTCATTGTTGACATCAGTAAACATTCTGGAAGCGGAGTAGGACAAATCCAATCAGATGATAAAGGATACTATTATGAAAGTAATGGTGGAAGAGTAAACCTGACGGATGACTGGTATCCTGACCCGGAAGGAACGTATAGAAAGTTAACACATACTCCAAAAGGTGGCAAAATAGGGAGTATTAATAAGGGAGGAACTCCTCAGGAGGGATTTCCTGACTTAACTGGTTATACTAGCGTCTCAGTATACTACTGGTCAGGGGATAATAGTTTCAGCAATCCCCTCCTAATTCAACTTGGTATAGGAAATGAGTATTATACTACTAATGGTAGAGATAGTTGGGATAATGATAACCAAATAAGCACTACTAATCTCAAGGACAAGTTGAATGAGCAGAACTGCAAAAAGAATAAGGCTCACATTGTAGACCTCTCTAAGCAGGGTAGTGGTACCCCTTACGAGTGTCCCAGTGGTTGTAATAGAGCAAATATCCACGTATACAAGAGCGATTCTTCCGGAGATACCATCACCTACGGACATACTATTACTTCAGTCTCTGGCTTTAAGGATGGTAATACTTGGCAACTTGGACTACCATCTATTAAGGGTGTAAACCTTATCAAAGTATACTGGAAAGCTTCTGGTGAAACAAATCccatcttcattctctatcaAACTAGTAGGCAGAGATATTTCAGAAGAAACGCCGGGGGTGGAAACTCCTGGATTGAGGTTACTACTTCTTCTAAAGAAACTCTTCGTATTCATAATCTTGCTCTCGATCTCTCAAACACAGATGGAACGTACAGTTTTGGAGGTGCTAATATAAAGATGGCTGTACTGCTCAGTCATATCGGCGATGGCTGTCGGAAATTTGAACATTCCCTGAGAGGTGGTCTCTTTACGGTTAATGGTGTTAGTCATGGAATTACTAAACTTGTTgatatactggaatgctag